The Gossypium arboreum isolate Shixiya-1 chromosome 4, ASM2569848v2, whole genome shotgun sequence DNA segment TGGATCTATCGACCAAGAGTCTATGATAGAATGGCCTCAGACAAATGAGACCAAGTtagtggaaaaagaaataaagtgtCGAATAAGAGGAGTTTTCGTCCTTTTGGCTCGAATCTTCGACCTAGGAAATAGGCCAGAATAGACAAACCTTAGCAGGTTGAGGCAGTGGTGAGTGTGGATCAGGTTTCAATTTGTGCTTACCATAAAGGCACCATCTAAATAAATGCTAGAGGAAAACGGGGGCTTTTTTTGGATGTGGGTCCATTGAGCACCTTGATAGGGATTGTTTTCAATGGTTTTCAAATGTACAGGTACATTTGCGATCCATTCCAATTTTACCTGGCGTTGATGAGAATTGTTTTCAATGATGTTTTTGAGGATCTAGGATAGAGAGATCGTTAGgaatatttttgtaaaaattttctagaGACAAACTGAGGTAATGAATAGGAAGTTCGTTAGAAATATTGTCTGGATTGGGACTGATATATTGTGTGGATTGCAATGAAGTTAGAGTTGCACAGCAAAAGCGTGATGGTCAGTTTGGAGTGAGAAGTTTCATATTTTTTGGATTAAATGATTGGTGTGGCAATgagaatttcgaggacgaaatttttttaaggagagagagttgtcacatcccaaaaactgGGTTAATAGAAATTGGGTTAGTGAGACTAAGAATGGTTAGTTCCTATTTTTGAGTTAAGATTGTGAAAACTTTGTCAAGTGAAGTGATCTAGTTCATTGGTTAAGTGTTGTGCTTATGTGTGAGAGGTTCTGAGTTTGAATATTTTTCTTTGTATTTGTGTTATTTTTGTCTAAACCCCTATCTATGAACATTgggtttataaattatttttgctCGCCTGATGAcaagaatgagcctgctagttCGCTAGTAAGGTTTCAGCTTACCTATAGGTCCCATGTTTGAATCCTGTGTATGCAATgtggaaattatttttattttaacctaGAGAAAATTTGATGTGGATTACTAATAGGATTTAGTGGGTGGTTAAAGAGGTTTTAGTGGGATATaggtagttttttttttaaaaaaaaaaactattactCCAAAAATTTCCCTCCAAAAGTCTCCCTCATTTATCATCCTCTCTATCTCCATTTTTGTTTTtcgctttttctttttaattttttttcttttctccattCCCCATCTTTCGATTTCACTTTCCTTTTTCTTAGTGGATTTGGctatcttctttttcttcttgctCTTCTATATTTCTTTTGTGATAATCCATCCGTACATATTGTTGTATCACTTTCATTCATTAGGTGTTGGTTATTTTGTCATTTGTTTAGTTGTTCTGTTGGAACTCTTCCAAGTGGTTGGTAGTTCCTAGACTTATCCTTGTAGTGTGTAGTAATAGAGGATCGGGAGACACATGTATTGCCTCCGATGAATTCAAAATTTGTTGGGCTGTTATTATGTTTGGGGAGGTAATAGTCTATCGAATGGCTAATTCTTGGATTTTGGGTCTTTTGTTCAATTGTTCATGGGTGGAATTAGTGACTTGATTTCATTTATTATTGTTAATTAGTATATTACAAATGATAATTTCAAGGTCTGGAATTGTGTTTTTGCATCAAGGTCCAAAAACGATCAGGTGTGTGACTTGATTCTGTGAAAATGGCAAATGGTGTAAAGTCGAAAAGCATCCTATCGACGTCACATatgtaatagcccggtttagaccctagtcagaataatggttgtggcaccacaaattcgagtcagaaaaatattttaatattattttcctttCTTATAATATGTGAgttgatatctgtgaaaattttgtgatttaattttatcgtttgtgtgctcgatttgataaaaggacttaattgcaaaaaatgcaaaagtagcatacTATATGTTaaagtgcctaattgttatggcttattaatgtaaggtccttatgatgtgaATATGCCATGATTAATGTTAATGGACTTTCGTGGACAtgaattattatgttttaaagGTTACTAATCAAGGACATTTTTGTACTTATGTTAATTAAGGTtaataaaatcaaatcaaatcaaattttagtCATATTATCATCTTGTTTgctgaaaataaaaaagaaagaaaaccatGGATGTGTTTTTAGGGTTTGGCAACTTAGAagattgattaaggtatggttttgactcattttttatgatttttatgtttttgtgattgttgcttagttcTCTAGCTaatccatgcttgaattttttaaattgatGAAGATTTTGAGTTgatccattgatgaaattgtgagctttgtgatgttaattgatgaaaaatgaaagatatgtgttagattacaatgttttgtattgggatttttgatgtaTTTCagtattttaggctaaattgtgaaaattagattttgagggactaaaatgtgaaataaatgaaatatataggcTTATATGGGTTAGAGGAAAATTCAACCTAGcatgtgttgtaacacccctcacccatatccaatgctgagacagggttcgaggcgttatcaGACATAAACCTTCACCAACATACAAAACCGGGTCACCAAATTTAgcccaaaatttaaaacttttcaagcaCATGCGTACCGTCCCTTATAcaagccttcgaggcctaaaataaCATCGGGGCGGTTCAAGACAAAACCAAGAACATTCAATAAACTTTCGGAAACTTAATAAATTCTCTTGCTTtagtgagtcacacgcccgtgtgggcggcgccgtgtggtcacacacgcccgtgcagcttgggacacgcccgtgtccttagcctgtgtaactctatgtttatgacgttagcatgcatttaggggcacatggccaagacacacgctcgtgtgtctatccCATGCTTgaaactaacttaaaattttagataCAGGGGTcgcacggccataccacacgcccatgggggtaaTCCATGTGTCTACATGGCCTAGACGcactcccgtgtgtctacccatgtggaccttgtagggctattttccaagcctttggtcgcCTTCTATCAACCAATTACACTTATAGGTTATCTTACTACATAATAAACCAAGATTATACACTGACATATAaccttgataaacctcattgcatgtaaacctcatatcatcggttttatacatgctaggttaattCCCTTTTTGTATTAAAGGTTTTCATGTCTCATTGACACATTTAAGATTGGCTTAttcttataactcattgccaattatagtCAAGCCATCCcatgtaaacataaacatgcatagatttgtaggtcatagcctacttcaaaatgagccaattcccatggTCATATACAAATAGATGTGTATATCTTTACATGTCTTCAttatggctaatcaaatgacatatCTAGCAAAATAAACCaagagccctatacatgccattgaacaaaataaaagtgccTATATACCAAAGTTGGACTAGTTGATAgtatgttgactctccaaccgtcttccaatctttatgcgtcctcgagctctataaggcagggaaaagagaggggtaagcatttacatgcttagtaagcctgaataactataaagtaaacttaccgattaattagcatacaactatattaagcaaataaaccaataagaatgaaatagtttccccatcacatgcattcaatcaacaagttagtcagaataataatgcaccatgtaatttgtcttagatgagttcatcattcatcatatcatttatatacatcatattaatcctgtTAAGGTCctaggaaatctcaatggattatccattatccgtcaagtcataagaatgATCATTTCGAGAATGCACTCCCGCGAATCTCACATCTTACGgtcggattaccagtccaggctaaatccctcgcatcgtaaactcataaggtaaagttgggattactagtctaggctaaatcccttataacgacaaacacccttaatgagctcgggtctgaattactagtccaggctaaattcagaccctaatcggattacccgtacgggctaaatccataatgcacacatattcttcgggaggctcaatcactcaAGAAACACCTGTCTTAGCTAGATCCcttttatatttgagatcaacggttACCTGTcctggctaaatcctttctgcaacacatgcaagatcgcAAGTCATGTAAACCATGGTTTAGCCATCAGACTTCCTTTTCAACCttaaccgggacatttatcaacatgtcattattaaggatgtatttcataaattttcatgccatcatcaaattcaattaccatacattcataaatcatgcaattaagcatactatgagtttactttaagttattcaaacttacctaGTACTCGTCTCGgtatcgtgtttcggttatttcgaaacctttcgttttccttgatcgacctccaaaatttgttcctcggggtctataacaatgaaaataaatcattaacaCCGCACATTGTACTTTTTGAGTCTAAATTtaacccccggtccaaatgaccgttctggctctaacctttcacatttttatgatttagtccctaggccgtATAATGGAACGCATGcaatttctacattacccaagcttaggcgaatgttctttcctcttatggcagcccacatttttccattattttacATTTCTACATCACATTTCACacattttgcaaaaaggtcctttttaggggtttttcatgaaaatcgcctaggaaaagatgtttaacacacatccaacttccatattcctccataaaccatcaaaataaaagtAACTCATGCacgggtaaatttctaaacatgagccctagcatgaaatatgggtagaaatagagagagtaagctaccgggatttcaaaaatacgaagaacattaaaaacgtggCTTGGGAGcatttactattgagcttgaaaatgttgaaaaccctagctatgatggCTTGAGAATTTTTGCTGGACAAGGAagaaaaatggctgattttttccttctttttctcattttatttcattaaattgccaaatgaccaaaatgctcttaagccctttctttaaaatttcatccatacaagcccatttttgtccaaaaacttagaaattgggaaaatgtctcctcaagaccttctaattaatattctaaagaaatttcatgcaaatttcttctaaaccccaagttttgcaatttattcaatttggtccctaatgtccaattggacaccttactcaaagaattccttcatgaaactttaacacatgcatattctcatattataaacctcataataatcataaaataaatattttgatgtcagatttgtggtcccgaaataaatattttgggatgttacatttctccctttagggactttcgtcttcgaaagtcttaccagtaaacaggtgtggatattggcttctcatggtttatttcgattcccatgtagcttcttctataccGTGTCGATGTCATAAAACCTTTACCAAAGcctcatctttatttctcaactatttaatctcgcgagctaaaatcttgacctaTTCCTTGCCATAAGTCATAACCGGTCTAATCTCAATCTCTGCCGTTGAAATCACATGAGGAGGTCTGATTAATAtcgccttaacatggatacatgaaacacatcgtgaatcttttccaattcaggtggcaatgccaatcgataggctaatggtcctataaatcgcggactcagtttgcctttccagccaaatctcaatacctttttccatggaaatactttcaagaatactctatctccaacttggaactcaatctcttttcttttcaaatcaacatatgacttttgcctatctgatgccgcttttaaacagtctcttatcactttaactttttctttagtttccttgatcagatcaaccccgtgaatctgactttccttgagttctatccaatacaataGAGTTCGACACTTTcttccatacaaggcctcataaggtaccatcttcaaactcatttgaaaactgttgttttaggcaaattctaccaatggtaaatatttttcccagctaccctgaaattcaaggatgcaacattgcaacatatcctcaaggatctAAATCGTCTGCTCAGACTGACTATcgatctgtgggtgaaaagctgtactaaaactcaactttgtacccaagccttcttgtaacttcttctagaatcttgaagtgaatctcgggtctctgtctAAAATAATCGACAGCgatactccgtgtaatctcacaatttcagatatatacaagtcggccaatctatcaagagagtaATCTATTCTTATCGGAATGAAATAAGGtgactttgtcaacttatccaccacaacccatataacatctttctttttcggggtcaatgacaaacctatcacgaaatctaTAGTAAgtttgtcccacttccattcggggaacatcacaggctgtaacaaacctgaacctacttgatgttcagctttgacttgctgacatatcaagcatttcgatacaaattcagaaatgtttcTTTTCATgtcattccaccagtacatttttttcaaatcattgtacatcttagtacttcccAGAAGAATAGACAAACAgctatcatgtgcttcttgcaagattttgcgaataagctcatcatctttgGGTATACAAACTctatctctaaacatcaaacatctaTCAGGACCGATCTGAAAATCTAATTTAATGCCCGACTCACACTGAATTCTTTTAGCATGTAAGTCACTGTCATTAGTTTGAGTATCAtaaatttcctgcagaaatgtcggcctagctTTTAGCTctgccaaaattgaaccatcatcaagcaacgcCAATCGAGTGTCCATGGCTCTCAATGTAAACAAGGATTTTCTATTTAATGCATcggtgaccacattcgcctttcctgggtggtagtcaatgatcagctcataatctttaattaattctaaccatctctgttgtcttagattcaattctttttgagtcatcaaatacttcaaactcttgtggtcggtAAATATAcaacaagtctcaccatataaataatgcctccaaattttcaaagtaaAAACAATGGCGGTAAGCTCTTgatcgtgcgtcggatagttcttctcgtgtggctttaactaccgtaaagcataggctatcaccttgtcatcttgcataagtacacaacccaatccatttaaggatgcatcactgtagaccataaaTTCTTTTCCCGACTCAGGTAACACTAAAACAAGAGCTTCAGTCAGTAATGTCTTTAACCTCTAAAAACCctgctgacacttttctatccattcaaacttaacgtctttctgtggCAACCTCATCATTGGATTCgttatcatggagaatccttttacaaatcttcggtagtaaccggctaaacccaaaaagcttctaacctcagttacatttttaagtagtttccattcaacaatggtagagatcttacttggatcaactcggatgccttcacctgaaacaatatgacccaaaaacccaACTTCTTACAGCCAAAACTCACTCCTGCTAAACTTAGTATACAGTTGTTTTTCCTGTAAGGTCTACAGCACAGTTCCtagatgcttcgcatgctctatctcatctctggaataaatcaaaatgttgtCAATGAACACAATGACGAACTTATCCAGGTGTGGCTAAAAGATTCTATTATTAGGTCCATGAATACGGCCagtgcatttgttaacccaaatggcatgacaagaaattcatagtggttgtacctcgttctgaaagctgtcttaggcATGTCTGattccttaactcgcaactgatagtagccagacctcaagtctatcttagagaacatagTGGCACCTCTCAACTGgacaaacaagtcatcgatccttggcGAAGGATACTTactcttgatagttaccttgttcaactgtcgataatctatacagAGCCTCAATGAATCgtttttcttctttacaaacaatacgggagcaccccaaggtgaaaagcttggccttgcaaaacctttatccgtcagctcttgcaactgtgcttttaactctttcagctcggTTGGCACCATCCTGTacagagcaatagaaatgggagctgttcttggcaccaattcaataccaaactctatctctctttcaggaggtaatctggGCAATTCTTCTaggaacacatctggatattcacatactattggcatagactcaatcttcaactccgtttccttagtgttcaatacaaaagcaaggtagttttcatacccttttctcatatttCTCTGAGCAACCATCGATGTGATTACAACTGGTGCCgtacccaattctcttgaatcaacccacaaaatctcaccatctgggcatttcaattcaatatacttgctaccacagttGACAACTATATCATgcagggttaaccaatccataccaagtattacatcaaactcatcaaatggtaacagcataaGGTCAGCCAGAAAGCATTGACcatgaatcgtcaaaggacaattcttacagactttatcaatcaGGACTGATTTGCCTAATGGTTTCAACACtctaataataatttcataagttCAATGGGTATGTTTATagtagacaccaatctcatgcaaatgcatgaatgcgtcgaccccggatcaattaaggcaacaacacatgtattaaaaagagaaaaagtacccgtaataatgTCAAgagtagaggcttcctctcgagcgcgtaTTGTATAAGTTCTTGTCGGGGCTCGAGCCTCTAATTTTACAGTGTCTTTAGCCACagctcgactgccactagcactttcAGGATATCTAGGAGGTCTACCTCGTGCAATGGGAGCGCTTAACTTCAGGGctacttccacttctttttcaTTTCGCTTTGGGTAATCcctgaggaagtggtcaagagaaccacatttgaaacatgcACCGCTCTTCATTTGGCACTCTCTggagtgaaatttgttgcagcttttacactttggcttttggtcatctacactccctACACTAGTTACCAtcagggaggaagacttttgattGCGTCATTTGGAGTCTCTCATTCTACCTGAGtatcctaccgatgaagtggagcgttcatgttggctcctTGACTTCTTTGTAGGAAACGAGAGCATCTTATCGCTGGATCTCTTGCTCaaaactcgagcctctctctttgcttgctttctttcattattgagctcctcggccttcttggcccgatcagctaatTCAATGAACTCCCgtatctcaagaatcccaatcaacaggttgattt contains these protein-coding regions:
- the LOC128291597 gene encoding uncharacterized protein LOC128291597; protein product: MKSGACFKCGSLDHFLRDYPKRNEKEVEVALKLSAPIARGRPPRYPESASGSRAVAKDTVKLEARAPTRTYTIRAREEASTLDIITGKANVVTDALNRKSLFTLRAMDTRLALLDDGSILAELKARPTFLQEIYDTQTNDSDLHAKRIQCESGIKLDFQIGPDRCLMFRDRVCIPKDDELIRKILQEAHDSCLSILLGSTKIKDLARTGNR